Proteins encoded together in one Quercus lobata isolate SW786 chromosome 3, ValleyOak3.0 Primary Assembly, whole genome shotgun sequence window:
- the LOC115980067 gene encoding pentatricopeptide repeat-containing protein At3g18970-like yields the protein MSFLPRLICLSLLNLNKPKTAHHLNQIHAQLITNSLKSPPLFAKLIDQYCAVSLSSHAHLVFKHFGQSNLFLLNTLIRCTQPKNSLLVFAHWFSKGDLIFNDFTYVFIFGACARASSLATLWEGREIHGQVLKHGVMSNILVQTTMIHFYANNKDVFSARRVFDEMVVRSNVTWNAMFTGYCTQRERTKEYARDALVLFQDMLTGVCGVKPTDTTMVCVLSMASQLGVLESGACVHGYIEKTVCVPENDVFIGTGLVDMYAKCGCLNSALSVFWQMNERNVLTWTAMSTGLAIHGRAKEALELLDSMGASGIKPNVVTFTSLLSASCHVGLVEEGLHLFDKMRNKFGVFPVMQHYGCMVDLLGRAGHLKEAYEFIMGMQIEPDAIIWRSLLSSCKVHGDVIMGEKVGKLLLQLQPEKSDANLTVRSEDFVALSNVYATAERWGEVEIVRKEMKVKGIDNKPGCSSVQSMNNYVLDAW from the coding sequence ATGTCCTTTCTTCCAAGACTAATTTGTCTCTCCCTCTTAAAcctaaacaaacccaaaaccgCACACCACCTCAACCAAATCCATGCCCAGTTAATTACCAACAGCCTCAAGTCACCTCCTCTTTTTGCCAAACTTATTGACCAATACTGTGCCGTTTCATTATCCTCTCATGCTCATTTAGTATTCAAACACTTTGGCCAGTCAAACCTATTCCTCTTAAACACTTTGATACGCTGTACTCAGCCTAAAAACTCACTTCTTGTTTTTGCCCATTGGTTTTCAAAGGGAGACTTAATTTTCAATGATTTTActtatgttttcatttttggagCTTGTGCTAGGGCTTCATCATTAGCAACATTGTGGGAAGGGAGAGAAATACATGGACAAGTTTTGAAACATGGCGTTATGTCAAATATTTTGGTGCAAACCACAATGATACATTTTTATGCTAATAATAAGGATGTTTTTTCAGCACGAAGAGTGTTTGATGAAATGGTTGTGAGAAGTAATGTTACATGGAATGCAATGTTTACTGGTTATTGTACACAAAGAGAAAGGACTAAGGAATATGCCCGTGATGCATTAGTGTTGTTTCAAGACATGTTGACTGGTGTTTGTGGAGTGAAACCGACCGATACTACAATGGTTTGTGTTCTTTCTATGGCTTCTCAATTAGGTGTGTTAGAATCTGGGGCTTGTGTTCATGGCTATATAGAGAAGACAGTTTGTGTGCCTgagaatgatgtttttattgGTACTGGTTTAGTTGATATGTATGCAAAATGTGGGTGCCTTAATAGTGCTTTATCTGTTTTTTGGCAAATGAATGAGAGAAATGTGTTGACTTGGACAGCAATGTCAACTGGACTAGCTATCCATGGGAGAGCAAAGGAAGCTTTGGAACTTTTGGATTCAATGGGGGCTTCTGGCATTAAACCCAATGTAGTTACTTTTACAAGCTTGTTATCAGCTAGTTGCCATGTAGGGCTTGTTGAAGAAGGTCTACATTTGTTTGATAAGATGAGGAACAAATTTGGTGTCTTTCCTGTGATGCAACATTATGGCTGCATGGTTGATCTTCTTGGTCGTGCTGGGCACTTGAAAGAAGCATATGAGTTTATAATGGGGATGCAAATTGAACCAGATGCCATAATATGGAGGAGTTTGCTAAGTTCTTGTAAAGTTCATGGGGATGTCATAATGGGTGAGAAGGTGGGGAAGCTTCTCCTCCAGCTACAGCCTGAGAAGAGTGATGCAAATTTGACTGTTAGGAGTGAAGACTTTGTAGCTTTGTCAAATGTTTATGCTACAGCAGAACGGTGGGGTGAAGTGGAGATTGTGAGAAAGGAGATGAAGGTTAAGGGGATAGATAACAAACCTGGTTGTAGTTCAGTACAATCCATGAACAATTATGTTTTAGATGCATGGTAG
- the LOC115980643 gene encoding putative receptor-like protein kinase At3g47110 yields the protein MASLAVAVRTNIITDQLALLALKANITDDPHEFLATNWSTSTSVCNWIGITCGAKHLRVTALNLSHMGLTGTIAPHVGNLSFLSHLSFENNNFHGSLPNELSSLRRLQVVSFASNSFSGVLPSWFWFFPKLQELYAKSNRFNGTIPVTPCTISSLRIIHLRQNMLSGRIPRSLGNCTSLEIIHLDDNKFTGEVPLEIGNLQNLRKLTLANNSLTGVIPNAIFNNSKIEFISLYMNQLSGHLPSSMGNWLPNLKMIYLWGNNLNGTIPHSISNASKLTELVMGANYISGSIPNTMGNLKHLERLNLVDNLLTRESSNIELSFLSSLTNCKNLTSVVLSDNPLNGSLPISIGNFSTSLEEFVAFNCSLKGIIPKEIGNLGKLTALHLEDNELTGPIPTTIEGMRQLQGLFLQHNRLQGFIPDGMCNLRNLVELSLDHNELMGPIPTCWGSLSKLEKLYLNSNKLTSIPSSLWSLKDILQINLSFNSLSGHLPIEFGNLEHVTQMDLSWNHLSGVIPNITDLESLVNLSIAHNKFEGPIPMSFDKLISMVRLDLSNNNLSGEIPKSLMKLKYLKYFNVSFNRLRGEIPFGGFIAQFSAQSFMGNQALCGAPQLQVPPCEARNVGKSKTITAISVRYILPIMIAVILALVLVFVLMRHQKRDAKLKGQGDLIPLATWRRITYLELEQATDGFNDSNLVGEGSFGSVYKGILSDGTSVAVKVFNLNIEGWFKSFETECDVLCKIRHRNLVKIISSCSSTDFKALVLKYMPKGNLKKWLYSHNYFLDMLQRLNIMIDVASSLEYLHHGCSLPVVHCDLKPSNILLNKDMVAHVSDFGISKFLGDADSMTQTMTLATIGYMAPEYGSLGIISTRGDVYSYGILLMETFTRKNPTDEMFAGDLSLKSWVKQSLPLSVIKVIDANLLKRGEVDFNAKLDCMLSIIELAMDCSTEAPEERINMIDVMTKLKNIKSKFLKDVGED from the exons ATGGCTAGCTTAGCTGTGGCAGTAAGAACCAACATCATCACAGACCAATTAGCTCTTCTTGCTCTCAAAGCCAATATCACTGATGACCCTCACGAATTCTTGGCAACCAACTGGTCTACCTCTACTTCTGTTTGCAACTGGATTGGCATCACTTGCGGTGCCAAACACCTTAGAGTCACTGCCCTGAATCTCTCTCACATGGGTCTCACAGGAACCATTGCTCCACATGTGGGAAACTTATCGTTCCTCTCTCATTTATCCTTtgaaaacaacaattttcatggCTCTCTGCCCAACGAGTTGTCTTCTTTGCGTCGATTGCAAGTTGTCAGCTTTGCATCGAACTCCTTTTCTGGAGTGTTACCATCATGGTTTTGGTTCTTCCCTAAGCTTCAAGAGTTGTATGCTAAAAGCAACCGGTTCAACGGTACTATCCCAGTAACTCCATGCACCATATCGTCACTGCGAATAATTCATCTCAGACAAAACATGCTTTCAG gAAGGATACCAAGAAGTTTAGGAAATTGTACTTCCCTCGAGATAATTCACCTGGATGATAACAAGTTTACAG gtgAAGTACCACTCGAGATTGGGAATCTTCAAAATTTAAGGAAATTAACTCTCGCCAATAACAGTTTAACTGGTGTCATCCCAAATGCAATCTTCAATAACTCAAAAATTGAATTCATTAGTCTATACATGAACCAACTCTCAGGCCATCTTCCATCAAGCATGGGCAATTGGCTTCCAAATCTTAAGATGATTTACCTATGGGGTAATAATCTAAATGGAACAATCCCTCACTCTATCTCAAATGCTTCTAAGCTCACCGAATTAGTGATGGGTGCGAACTATATTTCGGGATCTATTCCTAATACTATGGGAAATTTAAAGCATCTGGAGAGGCTCAACTTAGTTGACAATTTGTTGACCAGAGAATCTTCAAATATAGAATTGAGTTTTCTTTCATCTTTgacaaattgcaaaaatttgacATCTGTAGTGCTATCAGATAATCCATTGAATGGCAGCCTTCCAATTTCCATAGGAAATTTCTCTACTTCTCTTGAAGAATTTGTAGCTTTTAATTGCAGCCTAAAGGGCATCATTCCTAAAGAGATTGGTAATTTAGGAAAGTTGACGGCTCTACACCTAGAGGACAATGAATTGACCGGACCTATTCCAACTACAATTGAAGGAATGAGACAACTCCAAGGTTTGTTTCTTCAGCACAATCGATTGCAAGGATTCATCCCAGATGGTATGTGTAATTTAAGAAACTTGGTTGAATTATCTTTAGATCATAATGAGCTCATGGGTCCTATACCAACATGTTGGGGAAGTCTCTCTAAACTAGAAAAGTTGTACTTGAATTCCAACAAGTTGACATCCATACCCTCATCACTTTGGAGTCTTAAAGACATACTGCAAATAAACTTGTCTTTCAATTCCTTAAGTGGCCATCTACCAATAGAATTTGGGAATTTGGAGCATGTAACACAAATGGACCTATCATGGAATCATTTGTCAGGTGTCATCCCTAATATTACAGATCTAGAATCTTTGGTAAACCTCTCTATAGCACATAACAAATTTGAAGGTCCTATTCCTATGTCATTTGATAAGTTGATAAGTATGGTGCGTTTAGATCTATCTAATAACAACTTGTCAGGAGAAATTCCCAAATCCTTAATGAAACTCAAATATCTCAAATATTTCAATGTGTCTTTCAATAGATTACGTGGTGAAATTCCATTTGGAGGTTTTATTGCTCAATTCTCAGCTCAATCATTCATGGGAAATCAAGCATTATGTGGTGCACCTCAACTGCAAGTTCCACCCTGTGAAGCAAGGAATGTTGGAAAATCAAAGACAATCACCGCAATCAGTGTAAGATATATCTTACCAATAATGATAGCAGTAATACTTGCATTAGTCCTCGTATTTGTTCTAATGAGACACCAAAAGAGAGATGCAAAACTAAAAGGTCAAGGAGATTTGATTCCTCTAGCAACATGGAGAAGAATAACATACCTAGAACTTGAACAAGCAACAGATGGATTTAATGACAGTAACTTAGTTGGGGAAGGGAGTTTTGGCTCGGTATACAAAGGGATACTTTCAGATGGGACTAGTGTTGCAGtgaaggtttttaatttgaatatagAAGGATGGTTTAAGAGTTTTGAAACTGAATGTGATGTATTGTGCAAAATTCGCCATCGGAATCTTGTGAAAATCATCAGTAGCTGTAGTAGCACTGATTTTAAAGCTTTGGTACTAAAGTACATGCCCAAGGGGAACCTTAAGAAGTGGTTATATTCTCATAACTACTTCTTGGATATGCTACAAAGATTGAACATCATGATAGATGTTGCATCATCATTGGAGTATCTCCATCATGGTTGTTCTTTACCTGTTGTTCATTGTGATTTGAAGCCTAGCAATATTCTGCTAAACAAAGATATGGTTGCACATGTGAGTGACTTTGGCATTTCAAAATTCTTAGGTGATGCAGATTCTATGACTCAAACCATGACACTAGCCACTATTGGTTATATGGCACCAG AGTATGGATCCCTAGGGATCATTTCCACACGTGGCGATGTGTATAGTTATGGCATTTTGTTGATGGAAACATTCACAAGAAAGAATCCCACTGATGAAATGTTTGCTGGAGATTTGAGCCTAAAAAGCTGGGTAAAACAGTCACTACCCCTTTCAGTAATTAAAGTTATAGATGCTAATTTGTTGAAGAGAGGTGAAGTGGATTTTAATGCTAAGCTGGATTGTATGCTGTCCATTATAGAATTGGCCATGGATTGTTCAACAGAGGCACCTGAAGAGAGGATAAACATGATAGATGTCatgacaaaactcaaaaatatcaaatcaaAGTTTCTAAAGGATGTCGGAGAAGATTGA